Proteins encoded within one genomic window of Pithys albifrons albifrons isolate INPA30051 chromosome 9, PitAlb_v1, whole genome shotgun sequence:
- the FUT11 gene encoding alpha-(1,3)-fucosyltransferase 11, producing MRGAGSRPGPARLWVPLALAWAAGAALGAEGPPAGAAEPCGAQGWPQDAVPPGAAFVAAASYRGPGNNDTRSNKALPILLWWSGSLFPHFPGDTERIDCPLGSCLVTRSRRAARHRRTKALIFYGTDFRAYEAPLPRLPHQTWALFHEESPMNNYLLSHPPGIQLFNYTATFRRESDYPLTLQWLPGAGYLRSPALPLAEKDAWRRRGYAPVLYMQSHCDVPSDRDRYVRELMKYIQVDSYGKCLHNRELPSERLRDTSTATTEDSEFMTFIARYKFHLALENAICDDYMTEKLWRPMHLGAVPVYRGSPAVRDWMPNNLSIILIDDFDSPQKLAKYLDFLDKNGAEYLKYLEYKNVGGIKNQFLLESLERREWGVNDMTLPNYLNGFECFICDRENIRVKEEQEHKKSRGKIPAPRPRIAQFKHMGCPMPTPGFGSVEGLAEGDSWKEMWLQDYWQSLDQGEALTAMIHRNESHQGRFWDYMHEIFLKRTRQH from the exons ATGAGGGGCGCGGGGTCTCGGCCCGGCCCCGCGAGGCTGTGGGTGCCGCTGGCGCTGGCCTGGGCCGCGGGGGCCGCGCTGGGCGCGGAGGGGCCGCCGGCGGGAGCGGCGGAGCCGTGCGGGGCGCAGGGGTGGCCGCAGGACGCCGTCCCGCCCGGCGCGGCCTTCGTCGCCGCCGCGTCCTACCGCGGGCCCGGCAACAACGACACGCGGAGCAACAAGGCGCTGCCCATCCTGCTGTGGTGGAGCGGGAGCCTCTTTCCGCACTTCCCCGGCGACACGGAGCGCATCGACTGCCCGCTGGGGTCCTGCCTGGTGACGCGCAGCCGGCGCGCGGCCCGGCACCGCCGCACCAAGGCGCTCATCTTCTACGGCACCGACTTCAGGGCGTACGAGGCGCCGCTGCCGCGCCTGCCACACCAGACCTGGGCGCTCTTCCACGAGGAGTCCCCCATGAACAACTACCTGCTGTCGCACCCGCCCGGCATCCAGCTCTTCAACTACACGGCCACGTTCCGCCGCGAGTCCGACTACCCGCTGACGCTGCAGTGGCTGCCGGGCGCGGGGTACCTGCGGAGCCCGGCCCTGCCGCTGGCCGAGAAGGACGCGTGGCGGCGCAGGGGGTACGCGCCCGTGCTCTACATGCAGTCCCACTGCGATGTCCCCTCCGACCGCGACCGCTACGTGCGGGAGCTCATGAAGTACATCCAG GTTGACTCCTATGGCAAATGTCTGCATAACCGTGAGCTTCCCAGCGAGCGACTGAGAGACACTTCCACAGCCACTACAGAAGATTCTGAATTTATGACTTTTATTGCCAGGTACAAGTTTCATCTGGCCTTGGAGAATGCCATATGTGACGACTACatgacagagaagctgtggcgTCCCATGCACCTGGGTGCTGTCCCAGTGTACCGAGGCTCCCCAGCTGTGCGGGACTGGATGCCAAACAACCTCTCCATCATTCTTATAGATGACTTTGACAGCCCGCAAAAGCTGGCAAAGTATCTTGATTTCCTGGACAAGAACGGGGCGGAATATTTGAAGTATCTAGAGTATAAAAACGTTGGTGGAATCAAAAACCAGTTCTTGCTAGAGAGCTTGGAGAGGCGGGAGTGGGGTGTGAATGACATGACTCTGCCCAATTACCTGAATGGCTTCGAGTGTTTCATCTGTGATAGGGAAAACATCCGGGTCAAAGAGGAGCAGGAACACAAAAAGTCTCGTGGGAAAATTCCTGCTCCCAGACCTCGCATAGCTCAGTTCAAGCACATGGGATGTCCTATGCCAACCCCTGGGTTTGGAAGTGTTGAAGGCCTTGCTGAAGGAGACAG